The Hymenobacter sp. GOD-10R genome includes a window with the following:
- a CDS encoding aldo/keto reductase — translation MQYTTLNNGVQMPLLGFGVYQIPDPQECEASVSAALRAGYRLIDTAAAYGNEDAVGRAIQKSGVPREELFITTKLWVQDAGYEPTKAAFAKSLQKLGLDYLDLYLIHQPYGDVYGAWRAMEELYHAGKIRAIGVSNFPNDRVMDFLVHHEVKPAVNQIETHPFHQQVETQQFLQENGVQLESWGPFAEGRNNLFTNKLLQDLAAKYQRSVAQVVLRWLTQRGVVVIPKSVKPERIAENFQVFDFELSAEDLAAIQTLDTNASAFFDHRDSAIVKWMSEVKFDL, via the coding sequence ATGCAATACACAACCCTTAACAACGGCGTGCAGATGCCCCTGCTGGGCTTCGGCGTATACCAGATTCCGGACCCGCAGGAATGCGAGGCTAGCGTCTCGGCGGCATTGCGCGCGGGCTACCGCCTGATTGATACTGCCGCGGCGTATGGCAACGAAGATGCGGTGGGCCGGGCCATTCAGAAGAGCGGCGTGCCCCGCGAAGAGCTGTTCATCACCACCAAGCTGTGGGTGCAGGACGCGGGCTACGAGCCCACGAAAGCCGCATTTGCAAAATCTCTGCAGAAGCTCGGGCTCGATTACCTGGATTTGTACCTCATCCACCAGCCCTACGGCGACGTGTACGGCGCGTGGCGGGCGATGGAGGAGCTGTACCACGCCGGCAAAATCCGGGCTATTGGGGTCAGCAACTTCCCGAATGACCGCGTGATGGACTTCTTGGTGCACCACGAGGTGAAGCCAGCCGTCAATCAAATTGAAACGCACCCCTTCCACCAGCAAGTCGAAACCCAGCAATTTCTGCAGGAAAACGGCGTGCAGCTAGAGTCGTGGGGCCCTTTTGCGGAGGGGCGCAACAATCTATTTACCAACAAGCTGCTGCAAGACTTGGCGGCCAAGTACCAGCGCAGCGTGGCGCAGGTAGTACTGCGCTGGCTCACGCAGCGCGGGGTAGTCGTGATTCCGAAGTCCGTCAAGCCCGAGCGCATTGCCGAAAACTTCCAGGTATTCGACTTTGAGCTGAGCGCCGAGGACCTAGCCGCTATTCAGACGCTGGACACCAACGCCAGCGCCTTCTTCGACCACCGCGACTCCGCCATTGTGAAGTGGATGAGCGAGGTAAAGTTTGACCTCTAG
- a CDS encoding glycoside hydrolase family 28 protein, producing MNLNYHFAKLPVLATGLFLLLALVPKDEPKVWTSASQPLQELAQVRKLIKAPIFKNKEYSITTYGAKGDGTTNNTEAFKKAIEACNAGGGGRVLVPAGKFLTGPIYLKSNVNLHLDAQATIVFSQNPKDYPLVLVRWEGMDCMNYSPQIYAYNESNIAITGSGTIDGNADNEHWWPWKGRAQYGWKTGTPNQTNARDSLHVLMHNKVEPRKRVFGAGSYLRPYMIQPYNCKNLLISGVKLVESPMWFISPVMCENVTVEKVRISSHGPNTDGCDPDACKNVLIKDCYFDTGDDCIAIKSGRDEDGRDNKRPAENHIIEGCEMKDGHGGVVLGSEIAGGARNIYALNCKMDSPDLDIILRIKTSSSRGGIIENIFLRDIKVGTYKTAAVHCNMFYEKPGSFMPTIRNIWVENLDVTDGGEYGVFVNAYKESPVTNLKLVNCTIRSVEKPVQTDYTKNLVLQNVLANGQLVKQSTAAKSSN from the coding sequence ATGAATTTGAACTACCACTTCGCCAAACTGCCGGTGCTGGCCACGGGCCTTTTTCTACTGCTCGCTTTAGTACCCAAAGACGAGCCCAAAGTCTGGACGTCGGCTAGCCAGCCGTTGCAGGAGCTAGCCCAGGTGCGCAAACTGATTAAAGCCCCAATCTTCAAAAACAAGGAGTATTCGATTACTACCTACGGCGCCAAGGGCGACGGCACGACCAACAACACTGAGGCCTTCAAAAAAGCCATTGAAGCTTGTAATGCTGGGGGCGGAGGAAGAGTGCTGGTACCGGCGGGTAAATTTCTGACCGGGCCTATTTACCTGAAAAGCAACGTTAACCTGCATCTGGATGCGCAGGCGACTATTGTCTTCAGCCAAAACCCGAAGGACTATCCGCTGGTGCTCGTGCGCTGGGAGGGCATGGATTGCATGAACTACTCGCCCCAGATCTACGCCTACAACGAAAGCAACATTGCCATTACCGGCAGCGGCACCATCGACGGCAACGCGGACAACGAGCACTGGTGGCCTTGGAAAGGGCGGGCGCAGTACGGCTGGAAAACTGGCACGCCCAACCAAACCAACGCCCGTGACAGCCTGCACGTGCTGATGCACAATAAGGTTGAGCCGCGTAAAAGGGTGTTCGGCGCAGGCTCCTACCTGCGGCCCTACATGATCCAGCCCTACAACTGCAAAAACCTGCTGATCTCCGGCGTCAAGCTCGTTGAATCACCCATGTGGTTTATCAGCCCAGTGATGTGCGAGAACGTAACCGTGGAGAAGGTGCGCATTTCTTCGCACGGTCCCAACACCGACGGTTGCGACCCCGACGCCTGCAAAAACGTGCTGATCAAGGACTGCTACTTTGACACCGGCGACGATTGCATCGCCATCAAATCGGGCCGCGACGAGGACGGGCGCGACAACAAGCGACCAGCAGAAAATCACATCATCGAAGGCTGCGAAATGAAAGATGGGCACGGAGGCGTGGTGCTAGGCAGCGAAATTGCTGGCGGCGCCCGCAACATCTACGCCCTAAACTGCAAAATGGACAGCCCCGACCTCGACATCATTCTGCGCATCAAAACCAGCTCGTCACGAGGCGGAATTATTGAGAATATCTTCCTAAGAGATATCAAGGTGGGCACGTATAAAACGGCGGCCGTGCACTGCAACATGTTCTATGAGAAGCCCGGCAGCTTCATGCCTACCATTCGCAACATCTGGGTAGAGAACCTCGACGTGACCGACGGTGGCGAGTACGGCGTGTTTGTGAATGCTTATAAAGAATCTCCGGTTACAAATCTCAAACTGGTGAACTGCACCATCCGCAGCGTAGAGAAGCCCGTGCAGACCGACTATACTAAAAACTTGGTGCTGCAAAACGTGCTAGCCAACGGCCAACTCGTCAAGCAGAGTACGGCTGCCAAGAGCAGTAACTAA
- a CDS encoding acetylxylan esterase — translation MRKSRFLLSICLLVLGIHLGLAQNSPAPLKLISFVLTPSAPEWKYAVNQTASVQVLVLKNDVPLEEATISYEYGPEMLDAEKKGSLTLKKGQGRIDLGTSKQPGFRQLLVKTEYQGKTYSSQVKIGFSPERITPTVELPSDFAAFWEQAKREAATVPMDVHLTYLPEHSTSTVDVYLVNLQNYQKGQRLYGFLCKPKAPGKYPVLFSPPGAGVKAIGPYTWYAEQGFISLSIEIHGISPLLDEATYKNISNAFGDYTLNRLDDRDNYYYKRVYLGCVRAIDYLCSLPEFDGRNVVVTGGSQGGALTIVTAALDKRVTALAAFYPALCDLTGYLHGRAGGWPHLLNARSAGTNNTPAKLRTIGYYDVVNFARQITVPGFYSWGYNDNTCPPTSVYAAINTIKAPKTVVISPITGHWRFEETNLASIEWLKQQIVK, via the coding sequence ATGAGGAAGTCCCGCTTTTTGCTGTCCATCTGCTTACTCGTATTAGGGATCCACCTAGGACTAGCGCAGAACTCGCCCGCCCCATTAAAGCTGATCAGCTTTGTGCTAACCCCTAGCGCCCCCGAGTGGAAGTACGCGGTCAACCAGACTGCTTCAGTACAGGTGCTGGTGTTGAAGAATGACGTGCCACTGGAAGAGGCGACGATCAGTTATGAGTATGGGCCGGAAATGCTAGACGCAGAGAAGAAGGGAAGCCTGACGCTCAAGAAAGGGCAAGGCCGAATCGACCTAGGTACCAGTAAGCAGCCCGGCTTTCGGCAACTACTCGTGAAGACCGAGTACCAGGGGAAAACCTACAGCAGCCAGGTGAAAATCGGGTTTTCACCCGAACGGATTACGCCGACCGTCGAGCTGCCCTCCGATTTTGCCGCCTTCTGGGAGCAGGCCAAACGCGAAGCAGCCACCGTGCCGATGGATGTCCACCTGACGTACCTGCCGGAGCATTCCACGAGCACCGTGGACGTGTACTTGGTTAACTTGCAGAACTACCAGAAGGGGCAGCGTTTATATGGCTTTTTGTGCAAGCCCAAGGCGCCCGGCAAATACCCCGTGCTGTTTTCGCCACCAGGCGCCGGGGTAAAAGCAATCGGCCCGTACACCTGGTATGCCGAACAGGGATTCATCAGCCTCAGCATTGAAATTCATGGTATTTCGCCCTTGCTCGACGAGGCTACCTACAAAAACATCAGCAATGCCTTCGGCGATTATACCCTTAATCGGCTCGATGACCGGGACAACTACTACTACAAACGCGTATACCTAGGTTGCGTCCGCGCTATCGACTACCTGTGCAGCCTGCCCGAGTTCGATGGCCGGAATGTGGTCGTAACGGGAGGAAGCCAGGGCGGGGCCCTCACCATCGTCACCGCGGCCTTGGACAAACGCGTCACGGCGCTTGCTGCTTTTTACCCGGCGCTGTGTGACCTGACCGGATACCTACACGGCCGGGCTGGCGGTTGGCCACACCTGCTAAACGCACGCTCCGCCGGCACCAACAATACGCCAGCCAAGCTCCGCACCATAGGCTATTACGATGTCGTGAATTTTGCTCGTCAAATAACGGTTCCCGGTTTCTACTCGTGGGGCTACAACGATAATACCTGCCCACCGACTTCGGTGTATGCGGCTATCAACACCATCAAGGCACCCAAAACTGTAGTTATTTCGCCCATAACTGGTCATTGGCGCTTCGAGGAAACCAACCTAGCCTCCATCGAATGGCTCAAGCAGCAGATCGTAAAATAG
- a CDS encoding RNA polymerase sigma factor — translation MPDEQTLWRSMCQGDKAAFRQLHQAHVHHLLNYGLRLHGSLSVVEDCLQDLFVELWHYRARLSQPTSVRFYLLKGLRNKIKAQYKREQLWQASLEDDAEEWFSQYSFSLEPSAEQRLVELDLDAERREQVRQALEALTPRQREILYLRYFNDLSYEQICEVMSINYQAARSQVYQALRVLRTVLKNQYLLALLVSNFFL, via the coding sequence ATGCCTGATGAACAAACATTGTGGCGCTCCATGTGCCAAGGTGATAAAGCGGCATTCAGGCAGCTGCATCAGGCGCATGTTCATCATCTTCTAAACTATGGACTGCGTCTGCACGGCTCTCTCTCAGTCGTAGAGGATTGCTTGCAGGATCTTTTTGTCGAGTTATGGCATTACCGTGCCCGTTTGAGCCAGCCCACATCCGTACGGTTCTACCTACTGAAAGGACTGCGAAACAAGATCAAGGCGCAGTATAAGCGGGAGCAGCTTTGGCAAGCTAGTCTAGAGGACGATGCCGAAGAATGGTTTTCGCAGTACTCCTTTAGCCTAGAGCCATCTGCTGAGCAACGGCTAGTTGAACTGGACCTCGATGCTGAGCGGCGCGAGCAAGTGCGGCAGGCGCTAGAAGCCCTTACGCCCCGGCAACGTGAAATCCTGTACCTGCGGTACTTCAACGACCTCTCGTATGAACAAATCTGTGAGGTAATGAGCATCAATTATCAAGCAGCCCGCTCACAAGTATACCAAGCCTTGAGGGTACTCCGCACCGTCTTAAAGAACCAGTATTTGTTGGCGCTGCTCGTTAGCAACTTTTTTCTGTAA
- a CDS encoding FecR family protein codes for MKSYADYNPYATDDFLADTAFRAWIRQPTPEMDAYWRGLLKTNPQLRDAFAEARLLAQGLESTWTSFSDAYVESLYERLRVPHTTPRLRARRSSRRLVAAAAAVLLVGSGWAYSYFMVPQRIQTAFGEVRTLTLYDGSVVTLAANTQLEIPSRYQWQQSRQVWLKGEGYFVVQKQKQHDQAGAYRKFVVHTQRVDVAVLGTRFSLYTRPKQMQVVLEEGSIELTDAATRQHLFMQPGQVVQYAPKEQFYHLQPAATAHKRQLTVWRENLLVFNGATMNELARRFKEVYGLELVLQGELFTKQQFVGELPVDDVQKALLILSETFGAKAVRDGAQVYFISNDQVKSQ; via the coding sequence ATGAAATCCTACGCTGATTATAACCCCTACGCTACCGACGACTTCCTGGCGGATACAGCCTTTCGAGCTTGGATCAGGCAGCCTACGCCCGAAATGGATGCCTACTGGCGGGGTCTGCTGAAAACCAATCCGCAACTGCGCGACGCATTTGCAGAAGCGCGCTTGCTAGCGCAAGGTTTAGAAAGTACATGGACTTCCTTTTCGGATGCCTACGTAGAATCTTTGTACGAGCGCTTACGAGTGCCGCATACTACGCCCCGGCTGCGGGCAAGGCGTAGTTCTCGGCGGCTGGTGGCCGCTGCAGCGGCAGTGTTACTCGTGGGAAGTGGTTGGGCGTACTCGTACTTCATGGTGCCGCAGCGTATTCAAACGGCGTTCGGTGAGGTGCGAACCCTGACTCTGTATGATGGCTCGGTAGTGACGCTCGCCGCAAATACCCAACTGGAGATTCCTTCCCGCTATCAGTGGCAACAGAGCCGGCAAGTATGGCTGAAGGGCGAAGGCTACTTTGTCGTGCAGAAACAGAAGCAACACGACCAGGCAGGCGCCTACCGCAAGTTTGTGGTTCATACCCAGCGCGTCGATGTGGCGGTGCTAGGTACGCGGTTTTCGTTGTACACGCGCCCCAAGCAAATGCAGGTGGTGCTTGAAGAAGGAAGCATTGAATTAACGGACGCTGCCACTCGCCAACACTTATTTATGCAACCCGGGCAGGTGGTACAATACGCACCCAAAGAGCAGTTCTATCATCTCCAGCCGGCTGCTACCGCCCATAAGCGCCAGTTGACCGTTTGGCGCGAAAACCTGCTGGTATTTAATGGTGCTACCATGAATGAGTTAGCCCGTCGCTTCAAGGAGGTGTATGGGCTAGAACTGGTGCTGCAAGGTGAGCTTTTCACTAAACAGCAGTTCGTCGGCGAGTTGCCAGTAGATGATGTACAAAAAGCCTTGCTCATCCTCTCAGAAACGTTCGGTGCTAAGGCCGTTCGGGATGGAGCCCAGGTCTATTTTATTTCCAATGATCAGGTCAAATCTCAGTAA